From Verrucomicrobia bacterium S94, the proteins below share one genomic window:
- a CDS encoding PEP-CTERM sorting domain-containing protein, translating into MMQKAKKEHNMKNRILGLTVIAAVFNAQATLVSFDEAGYTAGALDEQGAAGGSTWNANGNTVDPTDGGSVILATGTDQWKYGIFRENLRADSGNNDFTVSQTISWTENAPTGNNDAFSLIINDTLNGSSAIRAYLNRLGTDNYKLGIKSDLDVDLGSATFSDTLFGLDDIGDTTSDSITFSLNLVAGASSNDWSYTVSLYNETTDSVIGSISDTGITTSEDLFTATSLYGGFSSSRAESVHGLTDRVITSFEVIAVPEPATMGMVSAVGIGLLFVRRRFMM; encoded by the coding sequence ATGATGCAGAAAGCAAAAAAGGAGCATAATATGAAAAACCGGATACTTGGACTCACGGTGATTGCCGCGGTCTTCAACGCACAGGCAACTCTAGTGAGCTTTGACGAAGCCGGCTATACAGCCGGCGCATTGGACGAGCAGGGAGCCGCCGGTGGCAGCACCTGGAATGCCAACGGAAATACAGTCGACCCAACCGATGGCGGATCAGTCATATTAGCCACGGGAACGGATCAATGGAAATACGGGATATTCCGCGAAAACCTGAGGGCCGATTCAGGCAATAACGATTTCACGGTATCTCAGACCATTTCGTGGACTGAAAATGCCCCGACTGGCAACAATGATGCGTTCAGCCTAATCATCAACGATACTCTAAATGGCAGTAGCGCAATACGTGCTTATCTGAACCGATTGGGTACCGACAACTACAAACTCGGGATTAAGAGTGACCTCGACGTCGACTTGGGCAGCGCGACATTTTCCGACACCCTGTTTGGTCTGGATGACATCGGCGACACGACCAGTGATTCCATTACGTTTTCCCTCAACCTGGTTGCGGGGGCCAGTTCAAATGACTGGTCCTACACGGTCTCTCTTTATAATGAGACCACCGACAGCGTTATCGGAAGCATATCCGATACCGGAATCACAACATCCGAAGATCTCTTTACTGCAACCAGCCTGTATGGCGGATTCAGCTCATCGCGTGCCGAATCGGTCCATGGTCTCACGGATCGCGTTATAACCTCCTTTGAAGTCATAGCCGTTCCGGAACCGGCCACAATGGGAATGGTTTCAGCTGTCGGAATCGGTCTCCTGTTTGTCCGCCGCAGATTCATGATGTAA
- a CDS encoding PEP-CTERM sorting domain-containing protein, whose amino-acid sequence MKKIIFMLAGLVTAGTLQAGVIVDTLDNTNNISYTFGNASVSDNGGSGIVTLLNTSTDLVDTGMDWQLGGASGGSMNISNYTGAGITPYASVAAGYYNVSIVLYDTLGDYVGELLWIDDTQDTSPQTVVLADLINPSPLSESDVASWAMRIRVNLPHEVANSGFEFTEISVTNIPEPASLVLIGISGCGVFFARRLFM is encoded by the coding sequence ATGAAAAAAATAATTTTTATGCTGGCGGGGCTTGTGACGGCCGGAACGCTGCAGGCAGGCGTGATTGTGGACACCCTGGATAATACGAATAATATTTCCTATACCTTTGGTAACGCCTCTGTGTCAGACAATGGCGGAAGCGGTATCGTAACCCTACTGAATACAAGTACGGATTTAGTGGATACCGGCATGGACTGGCAGCTGGGGGGAGCTTCCGGAGGAAGCATGAATATCTCTAACTATACGGGTGCCGGCATTACTCCGTATGCATCGGTAGCCGCTGGATATTATAATGTGAGCATCGTTCTTTATGATACCCTGGGCGATTATGTCGGCGAGTTGCTGTGGATTGACGACACACAGGATACCTCACCACAGACGGTGGTTTTGGCAGATCTTATCAATCCGTCTCCACTCTCCGAAAGTGATGTAGCCAGCTGGGCTATGCGGATTCGCGTCAACCTGCCCCACGAAGTAGCGAACAGCGGATTTGAATTTACCGAAATTTCAGTAACCAATATTCCGGAACCCGCTTCGCTGGTCCTGATCGGAATCTCCGGATGCGGCGTATTTTTTGCCCGGCGCCTGTTCATGTAG
- a CDS encoding MYG1 family protein: MLKTIIGTHSGNFHADDVFAVAALTLLYPEYEIKRSRDPEAWAECDILVDVGGRYDHEAKIYDHHFKNGPTYEDGLKMSSVGLVWKHYGEEICGNPEVSGQVCRQLIRQFDAIDNGIKLSEPLDEFADVRELSLTTSISMMNPSNPFKADEVFAGEVDRARLLIKAAITRAKHWLNSREGLEKALQEALAEKRAYILVPEDCKWQEHLFNSPGNESILYAVFTKGRKCFAQAVPSALGEYSNRKDFPEAWAGLMDDAFNEAAGIADGIFCHQGAFLLATGSFESTLKLVEYAIRA, encoded by the coding sequence ATTTTGAAGACGATCATTGGAACACATAGTGGAAATTTTCATGCCGACGATGTTTTTGCCGTTGCGGCTTTGACGCTGCTGTATCCGGAGTATGAGATTAAGCGTTCGCGTGATCCGGAAGCCTGGGCGGAATGTGATATTCTTGTGGATGTCGGGGGGCGGTATGATCATGAGGCGAAGATCTATGATCACCATTTTAAAAACGGTCCGACGTATGAGGATGGTTTGAAAATGTCGTCGGTGGGTTTGGTATGGAAGCACTATGGTGAGGAGATCTGCGGGAATCCGGAAGTTTCCGGGCAGGTGTGCCGGCAGTTGATCCGCCAGTTTGATGCGATTGATAACGGGATAAAGCTGTCTGAGCCGCTGGATGAATTTGCGGATGTGCGGGAGCTGAGCTTGACGACATCGATCTCAATGATGAATCCTTCCAATCCCTTTAAGGCTGATGAAGTCTTTGCGGGTGAGGTGGATCGTGCGCGACTGCTGATTAAGGCGGCCATTACCCGGGCAAAGCATTGGCTGAACAGTCGTGAGGGGCTGGAGAAGGCGCTACAGGAGGCTTTGGCTGAAAAGCGGGCCTATATCCTTGTTCCGGAGGACTGCAAATGGCAGGAGCATCTGTTTAACAGTCCGGGGAATGAGTCCATTCTTTATGCCGTTTTTACCAAGGGCAGAAAGTGTTTTGCGCAGGCTGTTCCGTCGGCGTTGGGGGAATATTCCAACCGCAAGGATTTTCCTGAGGCCTGGGCCGGTCTGATGGATGATGCCTTTAATGAAGCAGCGGGGATTGCCGATGGAATCTTCTGCCATCAGGGGGCATTTCTTCTTGCGACGGGTTCCTTTGAATCGACGCTCAAACTGGTTGAATATGCAATCCGGGCGTGA
- a CDS encoding helix-turn-helix domain-containing protein, with amino-acid sequence MDKKSEMCFFCHMLESMHHTINQKVSEIFDLYTELHDIRITLFSPDGNLIYPDAVNRPNCDHCRLLREDLGLEMKCRALDHKMMRVAFERQDMITYTCHAGMREVTAPILVNNELAGYVMLGQFRSESAPEESPYSRDWKKVKGDDVLQQAYEQTAVFPEGKIETLIRLFHHLLDFIIGDQMIQHKDYDLIAPVIERIREHPEQELQLDEASRLVGRSASTVSRVFKKVTGLSFKQYQVNYRLERAAALLKSKPNSPVAEIALSVGYDDALYFSRVFRKHFSCSPSEFRLRETSPPIHAA; translated from the coding sequence ATGGACAAAAAAAGCGAAATGTGCTTTTTTTGTCACATGCTTGAGTCTATGCACCATACCATCAACCAGAAGGTTTCAGAAATTTTCGACCTTTATACGGAGCTGCATGATATCCGCATTACGCTGTTCAGCCCGGACGGAAACCTTATTTATCCTGATGCGGTGAACCGTCCGAACTGCGATCATTGCCGGCTTCTGCGCGAAGATCTCGGGCTGGAAATGAAATGCAGGGCACTGGACCATAAAATGATGCGTGTGGCCTTTGAACGGCAGGATATGATTACCTATACCTGTCATGCCGGTATGCGTGAGGTGACGGCCCCGATTCTGGTGAATAACGAACTGGCCGGTTATGTCATGCTCGGCCAGTTCCGCAGTGAATCGGCCCCGGAGGAATCGCCGTATTCCAGGGATTGGAAAAAGGTGAAAGGCGATGATGTACTTCAGCAGGCCTATGAGCAGACCGCTGTTTTCCCGGAAGGTAAAATTGAAACCCTGATCCGTCTTTTTCATCATCTGCTCGATTTCATCATTGGCGATCAGATGATTCAGCATAAGGATTATGACCTGATCGCCCCGGTCATTGAGCGGATCCGGGAACACCCGGAGCAGGAACTGCAGCTGGATGAAGCCTCGCGGCTGGTCGGGCGCAGTGCCTCCACGGTTTCGCGTGTTTTTAAAAAAGTGACCGGTCTCAGTTTTAAGCAGTATCAGGTCAATTACCGTCTCGAACGTGCCGCCGCGCTGCTCAAATCCAAACCCAATTCGCCGGTGGCCGAAATCGCTCTGTCTGTCGGTTACGACGATGCACTCTATTTTTCCCGTGTTTTCCGCAAGCATTTCAGTTGCTCGCCTTCCGAATTCCGGCTCCGGGAAACGTCGCCGCCGATCCATGCTGCTTAA
- the galE gene encoding UDP-glucose 4-epimerase GalE, whose product MKVLVAGGAGYIGSVTTQMLCNEGHDVVVFDNLERGHRAAVDPRAKFLKGDLRNKEEIKSALLAERPEAVIHFAAYIEVGESMVDPMPFYENNVSGSLNLIHSMIEAGCKKLIFSSTCATYGTPERIPMDETLPQKPESVYGDSKLLCEHMFKWGQEIHGVECVFLRYFNACGATPEYGEAHSPESHLIPLVLQVAQGKREKIFMFGDDYETRDGTCVRDYIHIKDLAQAHILALKPGISGAFNLGNGDGYTVKEVIEVCREVTGHPIPAEIQPRRAGDCTALVADATKARTVLGWNPQHADLKEIVQSAWDWHRAHPNGYED is encoded by the coding sequence ATGAAAGTATTAGTTGCCGGCGGTGCCGGATACATCGGAAGCGTAACCACACAGATGCTCTGCAATGAAGGGCACGATGTTGTGGTTTTCGACAACCTCGAACGCGGCCATAGAGCGGCCGTTGATCCGCGTGCAAAATTCCTCAAGGGCGATCTGCGGAATAAAGAAGAAATCAAATCCGCCCTGCTGGCGGAACGGCCGGAAGCGGTTATTCATTTTGCTGCCTACATCGAAGTCGGCGAATCCATGGTGGATCCAATGCCGTTTTATGAAAACAACGTCAGCGGTTCACTCAACCTCATTCACTCCATGATCGAGGCCGGTTGTAAAAAACTGATTTTCTCTTCCACCTGCGCCACCTACGGAACGCCCGAACGTATTCCGATGGATGAAACGCTCCCGCAGAAACCGGAATCCGTTTATGGCGATTCCAAACTGCTCTGCGAGCACATGTTTAAATGGGGCCAGGAAATCCACGGCGTCGAATGTGTATTCCTGCGCTATTTCAATGCCTGCGGCGCAACACCGGAATATGGCGAAGCACACAGCCCGGAAAGTCATCTGATTCCGCTCGTGCTGCAGGTGGCCCAAGGCAAACGGGAAAAAATCTTCATGTTTGGCGACGATTATGAAACCCGCGACGGCACCTGCGTGCGCGACTACATCCACATCAAAGACCTCGCTCAGGCCCACATTCTCGCCCTGAAACCGGGCATTTCCGGAGCCTTCAACCTCGGCAACGGCGACGGCTACACCGTCAAGGAAGTCATCGAAGTCTGCCGCGAAGTCACCGGCCATCCGATTCCGGCCGAAATTCAGCCGCGCCGCGCCGGCGACTGCACGGCTCTCGTGGCCGATGCCACCAAAGCACGTACCGTACTCGGCTGGAACCCGCAGCACGCCGACCTCAAAGAGATCGTTCAAAGCGCCTGGGACTGGCACCGCGCCCATCCCAACGGATACGAAGACTAA
- a CDS encoding MFS transporter, with amino-acid sequence MAEDLQCIAKNNVRRFIAFRLLFNARFYYPVFAVIFLDFGLTLDQFAILNAIWAVTIILAEVPSGALSDLIGRKKLLILTSALMVAEMTVWAFAPKDHSVLLFWVLALNRIISGLGEAAASGSDEALVYDSLEEAGMENQWSHVLESVIRWRSAAFMFAMILGGLVYDPVILSGVTGLEISKALTMRLPLYLTLFTSILCLINSLGFCESKRPHETSSISVGEAFRQTLAAGKWIMRTPFALVVILAGAFLDSLIRMFITLNSEYYRLIHYPEFALGLIGAGMALLNFVIAPMARKLVDRQSPGRVFSAASAFGLAGFLGVSFFIPYAGLLFSVLLLSGFSIATFAMSVYLNRLADHSIRATVLSFKGMALNLGYGFIGVVYARLLNYLESAKSLEPGSDELFKAGTQYFSPYFLIGSLAVVLFVRFRYPKISAFRRPAD; translated from the coding sequence ATGGCTGAAGATCTCCAATGCATCGCAAAAAATAATGTCCGGCGGTTTATTGCATTCCGACTGCTGTTTAATGCTCGATTTTATTATCCGGTTTTTGCAGTGATCTTTCTCGATTTCGGTCTGACACTGGATCAGTTTGCGATATTGAATGCCATCTGGGCGGTGACGATTATTCTGGCGGAGGTTCCGTCGGGTGCACTTTCGGATCTGATCGGTCGGAAAAAGCTGCTGATACTGACTTCCGCCCTGATGGTGGCCGAGATGACGGTGTGGGCTTTTGCGCCGAAAGATCATTCAGTCCTGCTGTTCTGGGTGCTGGCACTGAACCGTATTATCAGCGGTTTGGGGGAGGCCGCCGCCAGTGGATCGGACGAAGCCCTGGTTTATGACAGTCTCGAAGAGGCGGGGATGGAGAATCAATGGTCGCATGTACTGGAGTCCGTAATCCGGTGGCGGTCGGCAGCGTTCATGTTTGCGATGATACTCGGCGGGCTGGTTTATGATCCAGTGATCCTTTCCGGGGTGACCGGACTGGAAATCAGTAAAGCACTGACGATGCGGCTTCCGTTGTATCTTACCTTGTTTACTTCTATTCTCTGCCTGATCAATTCCCTGGGATTCTGCGAGTCGAAACGGCCGCATGAAACATCTTCAATATCGGTTGGCGAAGCCTTCCGTCAGACGCTGGCGGCCGGAAAATGGATTATGCGGACACCGTTTGCTCTGGTGGTTATTCTGGCCGGTGCTTTTCTGGACAGTCTCATTCGAATGTTCATTACGCTGAATTCGGAATATTACCGATTGATTCATTATCCTGAATTTGCGCTGGGTCTGATCGGGGCCGGTATGGCACTGCTTAATTTTGTGATTGCACCGATGGCACGAAAGCTGGTGGACCGCCAGTCGCCGGGAAGGGTATTCAGTGCGGCCAGTGCATTCGGGTTGGCCGGTTTTCTGGGGGTGTCCTTTTTTATTCCATATGCCGGCCTTTTGTTCAGTGTATTGCTGTTGAGCGGATTTTCGATTGCGACCTTCGCAATGTCGGTTTATCTCAACCGGTTAGCGGATCATTCCATTCGGGCGACGGTACTCAGTTTTAAAGGCATGGCATTGAATCTGGGGTATGGTTTTATCGGCGTCGTTTATGCCCGGTTGCTGAACTATCTCGAATCAGCAAAGTCGCTGGAACCGGGGTCTGATGAGCTGTTTAAGGCCGGCACACAGTATTTTTCGCCCTATTTCCTGATCGGCAGTCTGGCGGTGGTGCTCTTTGTCCGGTTCCGGTATCCGAAAATCAGTGCATTCCGGAGACCGGCAGACTAG
- a CDS encoding alpha-galactosidase — translation MNGTDKGMTVEIEQGSSAGLCPVYDPECGEGKYILTPPPPVRPVINGPSVVGIRPGSPMLYKIPVTGIRPMSISVRNLPEGLSLNAESGCISGTIVSPESADYVLHLVAENEAGRAEKMFTVKVGKEICLTPPLGWNSWNCWRTEVTQQHVLDSARAMVDRGLIEYGWSYINIDDAWQGRRGGKYNAIQPDPDRFPDMGKLCNDIHGLGLKVGIYSSPWITTYAGHIGCSSDSSAGDWTCNFGQNDIAARKSCFRVGKYRFEEEDARQWAEWGIDYLKYDWNPNDRVSTRRMAEALRRCGRDIVYSLSNSAPIENADLFEEEVNCWRTAGDLKDVWDQECFHLNLCEQWTAHRNWLENGTRGGPGHFPDADMLVVGDLTTADGYQGCPVPSRLTVEEQYTHISLWSLWSCPLLIGCPIEMMDDFTLGLLTNSEVLAINQDERAVAGYSIDLNEEIEVIVKKLADGGRAIGLFNKSEIKQVISIDWETVGLKGAQQLRDVWRQKDIGTFRDHFSAVVRPHGVVLIRSMN, via the coding sequence ATGAATGGAACTGATAAGGGTATGACTGTGGAGATCGAACAGGGCTCTTCCGCCGGTCTGTGTCCGGTTTATGATCCGGAATGCGGAGAGGGAAAATATATTCTGACTCCACCGCCTCCGGTGCGGCCGGTCATTAACGGTCCATCTGTTGTCGGTATCCGACCGGGCTCACCGATGCTGTACAAAATTCCGGTCACCGGAATCCGGCCCATGAGCATTTCTGTTCGGAATTTGCCGGAGGGGTTGAGTCTGAATGCCGAATCGGGTTGTATCAGCGGAACCATTGTGAGTCCGGAATCTGCCGACTATGTTCTTCATCTGGTTGCCGAAAATGAAGCGGGTCGTGCTGAAAAAATGTTTACGGTTAAAGTCGGAAAGGAAATCTGCCTGACTCCGCCGCTGGGCTGGAATTCCTGGAACTGCTGGCGGACGGAGGTTACACAACAGCATGTGCTGGATTCCGCCCGGGCGATGGTGGATAGGGGGCTTATTGAATATGGCTGGAGTTACATCAATATCGATGATGCCTGGCAGGGCCGGCGCGGGGGAAAATATAACGCTATTCAGCCCGATCCGGACCGGTTTCCGGATATGGGGAAACTGTGTAATGATATTCATGGACTGGGGCTCAAGGTCGGTATTTATTCCTCCCCCTGGATTACGACGTATGCCGGGCACATCGGGTGTTCCAGTGACAGTTCCGCCGGCGACTGGACGTGTAATTTCGGTCAGAACGATATTGCCGCAAGAAAATCCTGTTTCCGCGTGGGCAAATACCGGTTTGAAGAAGAAGATGCCCGTCAGTGGGCGGAATGGGGGATTGACTATCTGAAATATGATTGGAATCCCAACGACCGCGTCAGCACACGGCGTATGGCGGAGGCTTTGAGAAGGTGTGGCCGCGATATTGTGTATTCGCTTTCAAATTCAGCCCCGATTGAAAATGCAGATCTGTTCGAAGAAGAAGTGAACTGCTGGCGAACTGCCGGTGATCTGAAAGATGTCTGGGATCAGGAGTGTTTTCACCTGAATCTCTGCGAGCAATGGACCGCTCATCGGAACTGGCTCGAAAACGGGACCCGTGGAGGCCCGGGCCATTTTCCCGATGCCGATATGCTGGTGGTGGGCGATTTGACGACGGCCGATGGATATCAGGGTTGTCCGGTTCCGTCGCGGTTGACGGTTGAAGAGCAGTACACGCATATTTCGCTCTGGTCGCTCTGGTCGTGTCCGCTGCTGATCGGGTGTCCGATTGAGATGATGGATGATTTTACACTGGGTCTGTTGACGAATTCGGAAGTGCTGGCTATCAATCAGGATGAGCGGGCGGTTGCCGGATATTCCATTGATCTCAATGAGGAGATTGAAGTGATTGTGAAAAAGCTGGCTGATGGCGGCAGAGCCATTGGGCTGTTTAATAAGAGCGAAATAAAACAGGTGATTTCCATAGACTGGGAGACCGTGGGGCTGAAGGGGGCGCAACAGCTTCGGGATGTGTGGCGGCAAAAGGATATCGGCACATTCAGAGACCATTTTTCAGCGGTTGTGCGTCCACATGGAGTTGTGCTGATTCGTAGTATGAATTGA
- a CDS encoding arylsulfatase translates to MGLLGAGAVFAGAARQPTDLSRPNVVIIYGDDVGFADVGVNGAKMIPTPNIDRLASEGINFTDGHSSAATCTPSRFSLLTGIHAFRYNARVLPPDAPLLIPLDKLTLPQLFKRAGYQTAVIGKWHLGIGTPGKKVNWNGDVKPGPIEIGFDYSFLLPSTNDRVPCVFLKNHRVLNLDPSDPLYVGKTLADVQVPGSTQYPDGKTNREAMTYYQSTHGHDNSVINGIGRIGYQSGGKAALWNDETISDVFVGEMKSYIADHKDTPFFLYFCSQDVHVPRAPNPRFKGKTELGYRGDAMVQFDWTVGQILETLEEHGLTENTIVIFSSDNGPVYDDGYDDGTTLKTSIGENDRGHDASGKWSGGKYQIYEGGTRVPLIIKWPSVIRPGTSDATVNQIDFMASFAALLDVELAEDEGIDSRNTLDAFMGRDPNGLEYMIEEATGLALRNGDWKYIEPQKVKYPQGLPPFEATLFNLKDDPAETENLADQYPEKVEEMSRLLEKMKRNNGIRSIL, encoded by the coding sequence ATGGGGTTGCTCGGCGCAGGGGCTGTATTTGCGGGAGCCGCTAGACAGCCGACGGATCTGTCGCGACCGAATGTGGTTATTATTTATGGCGACGACGTGGGGTTTGCTGACGTGGGGGTGAACGGAGCGAAAATGATTCCGACGCCGAATATTGATAGGTTGGCTTCGGAAGGGATCAATTTCACAGACGGCCACAGTTCGGCTGCCACCTGCACCCCTTCACGCTTTTCCCTTCTGACCGGCATTCATGCATTCCGCTACAATGCGCGGGTGCTTCCGCCTGATGCTCCGCTGCTGATTCCGCTCGATAAACTGACGCTGCCGCAGCTGTTCAAGCGGGCAGGCTATCAGACCGCTGTCATCGGGAAATGGCATCTGGGTATCGGCACGCCCGGAAAAAAGGTGAACTGGAATGGTGACGTAAAACCGGGGCCGATTGAAATCGGGTTTGATTATTCCTTCCTCCTGCCTTCCACCAACGACCGCGTACCCTGTGTTTTCCTGAAAAACCATCGTGTGCTGAATCTCGATCCGTCTGATCCGCTCTATGTCGGGAAAACGCTTGCCGATGTTCAGGTGCCGGGGTCGACTCAGTATCCAGATGGAAAAACCAATCGGGAAGCGATGACCTATTATCAGAGCACCCACGGTCACGACAACAGCGTGATTAACGGTATCGGCCGCATCGGCTATCAGTCCGGCGGTAAAGCTGCGCTCTGGAACGACGAAACCATTTCCGATGTCTTCGTGGGTGAGATGAAGTCGTATATTGCCGATCATAAAGACACACCGTTTTTCCTCTACTTCTGCTCTCAGGATGTTCATGTGCCGCGCGCGCCGAATCCGCGCTTCAAAGGTAAAACCGAACTGGGTTACCGCGGTGATGCCATGGTGCAGTTCGACTGGACCGTCGGCCAGATTCTTGAAACGCTCGAAGAGCATGGCCTGACCGAAAATACCATTGTCATTTTTTCGTCGGACAACGGCCCCGTTTATGATGATGGTTATGACGACGGCACGACGCTGAAAACCTCTATCGGTGAAAACGACCGGGGTCACGATGCCTCCGGAAAGTGGAGCGGCGGAAAATATCAGATCTATGAAGGCGGAACCCGTGTGCCGCTTATCATCAAATGGCCGTCTGTAATCCGTCCCGGCACCTCCGATGCCACGGTCAATCAGATCGATTTCATGGCTTCTTTTGCTGCCCTTCTCGATGTAGAGCTGGCCGAGGATGAGGGGATTGACAGCCGAAACACGCTGGATGCATTCATGGGCAGAGATCCGAACGGGCTCGAGTATATGATTGAAGAGGCAACCGGTCTTGCTCTGCGCAACGGTGACTGGAAATACATCGAACCGCAGAAGGTGAAGTATCCGCAGGGCCTTCCGCCATTTGAAGCTACCCTGTTCAATCTCAAAGACGATCCGGCTGAAACTGAAAATCTCGCGGACCAGTATCCTGAAAAGGTTGAGGAGATGTCCCGTCTGCTCGAAAAAATGAAGCGGAACAACGGCATCCGCTCGATCCTGTAA
- the galK gene encoding galactokinase, with the protein MYDENVVAEAQAIHKEIYGVEPTTVSYAPGRIEVLGNHTDYNDGTTFSCAINFGHCFCISKSDKPGIHVTAGDVRESYEFSATCDERIDSYWANYVKGNFYYLATEHGILVDGINCTFLGSIPMGAGLSSSAALEVATTYAALQYAGKEIGQDISKKEIGQLAQKCENVFAGCNCGLLDQFSSIFGEHHGLIHSDFRSLETYPVKLPDDVMFLMVNPHIKHKLKDSPYNARRESCEKAAAELNKLVSYEVKALRDITLEDFEANKGKIDPEAAQRATHVVWEIHRVEDGVKLLADGNIEAFGQYLFDSHETSRTAFENSIPELDTVVAAAKEAGALGARLSGGGWGGSVCALVKAADADRISEQIIETCKAEGIEPTIEKIVPSQGAQIIK; encoded by the coding sequence ATGTATGATGAAAATGTAGTAGCCGAAGCTCAAGCCATCCACAAAGAAATTTACGGCGTTGAGCCGACCACCGTATCCTATGCCCCGGGGCGTATTGAGGTACTGGGCAATCACACCGACTATAATGACGGAACCACCTTCTCATGCGCCATCAACTTCGGCCACTGTTTCTGCATTTCCAAGTCTGACAAACCCGGCATTCACGTCACCGCCGGCGACGTCCGCGAATCCTACGAATTTTCCGCCACCTGCGATGAACGGATCGACAGCTACTGGGCCAACTACGTAAAAGGCAATTTTTACTACCTCGCCACCGAACACGGTATTCTTGTGGATGGTATCAACTGCACCTTCCTCGGCTCGATCCCGATGGGGGCCGGACTCTCCTCTTCCGCCGCGCTGGAAGTGGCCACCACCTATGCCGCCCTGCAGTATGCCGGTAAAGAGATTGGCCAGGATATCAGCAAAAAGGAAATCGGCCAGCTGGCCCAGAAATGTGAAAATGTCTTTGCCGGTTGCAACTGCGGCCTGCTCGACCAGTTCTCCAGCATTTTCGGCGAACACCACGGACTGATCCACTCCGATTTCCGCAGTCTGGAAACCTATCCCGTCAAACTGCCGGATGATGTGATGTTCCTGATGGTCAACCCGCACATCAAACACAAGCTGAAAGATTCCCCATATAACGCCCGCCGCGAAAGCTGCGAAAAAGCCGCTGCCGAACTGAACAAACTGGTCAGTTACGAAGTAAAAGCCCTGCGCGACATCACCCTCGAAGATTTTGAAGCCAATAAAGGTAAAATCGATCCCGAGGCGGCGCAGCGCGCCACTCATGTCGTCTGGGAAATCCATCGCGTGGAAGATGGAGTAAAACTGCTGGCCGACGGCAACATCGAAGCCTTCGGTCAATATCTGTTCGACTCCCACGAAACCTCCCGCACCGCATTTGAAAACTCCATTCCGGAACTCGACACCGTTGTTGCAGCGGCCAAAGAAGCCGGGGCACTCGGCGCACGCCTTTCCGGCGGCGGCTGGGGCGGCAGCGTCTGCGCGCTGGTGAAAGCGGCCGATGCGGACCGCATCAGCGAACAGATTATTGAAACCTGCAAGGCCGAAGGCATCGAACCGACCATCGAAAAAATTGTTCCTTCGCAGGGCGCCCAGATTATCAAATAA
- a CDS encoding sugar phosphate isomerase/epimerase encodes MKISYFCPIWGSDEMPFEQFCDKVLEAGFDGIELSYDMGDEKQREQRVEAMKSRGIPHVGQHWQTINPDVDEHIEEYKKQLEWIIGTEPLYINSQTGRDWFSFEDNRRILAAAKALSASSGVKIIHETHRGKFSYAAAVTRRFLEADPELRINFDASHWCCVSESLLEDQQDSVELAISRADHIHARIGFQEGPQVSDPRAPEFSDALHAHLVWWDQIVERKKAANEDLIICSEFGPWPYIPSVPYTLQPLCDQWETNVHMMNLLRERYD; translated from the coding sequence ATGAAAATCAGTTATTTCTGTCCGATCTGGGGCAGTGATGAAATGCCGTTTGAGCAGTTTTGTGACAAGGTGCTGGAAGCCGGATTTGACGGCATTGAGCTTTCATATGATATGGGGGACGAAAAACAGCGCGAGCAGCGGGTTGAAGCCATGAAAAGCCGTGGGATTCCGCATGTCGGACAGCATTGGCAGACGATCAATCCCGATGTGGATGAGCATATTGAGGAGTATAAAAAACAGCTGGAATGGATCATCGGGACCGAGCCGCTTTATATCAATTCACAGACCGGGCGCGACTGGTTCAGCTTTGAAGACAACCGGCGGATCCTCGCAGCGGCCAAAGCTCTCAGTGCATCTTCCGGTGTTAAAATCATCCATGAAACGCATCGCGGTAAATTTTCCTATGCCGCCGCCGTTACCCGCCGTTTTCTGGAGGCCGATCCGGAGTTGCGGATCAATTTCGATGCGTCGCACTGGTGCTGTGTTTCAGAATCACTGCTGGAGGATCAGCAGGACAGTGTTGAACTGGCGATCAGCCGTGCGGATCATATTCACGCCCGTATCGGATTTCAGGAAGGACCGCAGGTATCCGATCCGCGTGCCCCGGAATTTTCCGATGCGCTGCATGCACATCTTGTGTGGTGGGATCAGATTGTGGAACGTAAAAAAGCCGCCAACGAGGATCTCATCATCTGTTCGGAATTCGGTCCGTGGCCCTATATTCCGTCGGTGCCGTACACGCTGCAGCCGCTGTGTGATCAATGGGAAACCAATGTTCATATGATGAATCTGCTGCGGGAACGCTACGACTGA